CGAGATCGTGCCGGGCGGCTGCGCGTTCTACGGCGCCCGCACCCAGGCCGCGCTCGGCGCCGACGTCCACCTGGTCACCGCGGTCGGCGCCGACTTCGCGTGCGAGGACGCGTTCGCCGGGCTGACCGCGACCGTCGCGCGCGGCGGCGTGACGACGCTGTTCACCAACCTCTACCCCGAGGGCGCCCTGCGGGTGCAGCGGATCGAGGCGACCGCGCCGGCGGTGGCGCCGCCGCCGCGCCTGCCCGACGGCGCGCTGGTCCACCTGGCGCCGGTGCTGCAGGAGCTCGACCTGGCCGCGTGGCTCGACGCCTGCGCCGGGCACCAGGTGGCGATCGCGATCCAGGGCTGGATCAAGGATCGCGGGCCGGGCGAGGCGGTCGTGCAGACCCCGTGGGACGTCGACGGCGCGCTCCTCGCGCGGGTCGCGTTCGCGGCCTGCGGCGAGGAGGATCTGGTCGAGCAGGGCGATCTGCTCGACCGCCTGTGTCGGCACGTGCCGATCGTCGCGTTCACCCACGGCGCGCGCGGCTGCGACGTGATCGTGCGCGGCACGACCACGCGGGTCGGGATCTACCCGCACGCGACCGAGGTCGATCCCACCGGCGCCGGCGACACCTTCGCAGCCGGGTTCTTCCTGGGCCTGGCCGAGGGCCGCGATCCCGTGGCCGCGGCCAAGCTGGGCGCGGCCGCCGCGTCGATCGTCGTCGAGGGCCGCGGCGGCGCGACCTTGCCGCGGGTCGGCGAGGCCCGCGCGCGCGTGGCCGCGATCGGGTAGCGCCCCGGTCGAGCGCGCGACCGCCGCGCCCCGGGGCCAGCGACGCGCGCGACCGCGATCAGCGGCTCATGTCGGCGAGGACGCGGACGGCCTCGTCGAGCCACGGGTCGCGCGCCAGCGAGTCGCCCCACTTGGTCATGCGATCGTCGACGCGCTCGCCCGCCACCGGCGGCGGCGGCGGATCGAGCAGCTCGACCTTGAGGCCGGGCGGCACCTTGGTCAGATCGATCGTGACCGCGTCGATCGCGGCCTGCTGCGCGGCCCGCCGCGCCTCCCACGCCGGCCGCGCCAGCGGCACCAGGGTGTCCTCGCGCCGGGCCTTGAGCAGCACTACCGACGCGTCGACCTTGGCGAACAGCGGCTGCTTGGCCACCCGGGCGGCGCTCTTGGTCCGCAGCGCCGGGACGTCGGCGCTGGCGGCCCAGTCGGCGTGATCGGCCGCGTCGATGCGCGACGCCGCGATCGCGTGCGGCAGCGAGCCCTCGCGGCTGTCGACGTACGCCGTCGGATCGGGCAGCCCGATGTCGGGGCTGACACCGTCGAGCTGCGTCGACGCGCCGTTGACGCGGTAGAACTGCTGGAACGTCAGCTTGAGCGAGCCGAGCTGCAGGCGGCCGCCGGCGTCCCGATCGAGGCTGACCAGCGACTGGACCGTGCCCTTGCCGTGGGTCGCGCTGGTGCCGACGACGACCGCGCGCCGGTAGTCCTGCAGCGCCGCGGCCACGATCTCGGACGCCGACGCGCTGAAGCGATCGACCAGCACGACGACCGGGCGATCGAACGCGGTCCCGGGCTCGTCGTCGTCGAGGACCTCGCGCTCGCCGGCGCCGTCGGCGACCTGCACCACCGGGCCGCGATCGATGAACAGGCCCGACATCGTGACCGCGTCCTCGAGGTAGCCGCCGCCGTTGCCGCGGAGATCGAGCACGACCCCGGCCACGTCGCGCTGGCGCAGCCGGGTGAGCAGCGCGCGCACGTCGGTGGCCGAGTCGTGGGCCTGGCCGCCGTAGAAGCTGGGCAGGTACACGTAACCGAGCTTGGGCAGGCCCTTGCCGGTCATGATCGCGCCGCGGGCGTAGGTGGCCTCGAGCACGACCACGTCGCGGGTGATGTCGATCACCTGCTCGGCGCCGCTGTCCTTCTTGACCTTGAGCCGGACGTCGGTGCCCTTGGGCCCGCGGATCATCTTGACGACGTCGTCGATGTGCATGTCGGCGATGTCGACGACGTCGCCGCCGGGCGGGGTGACCGCG
This is a stretch of genomic DNA from Myxococcales bacterium. It encodes these proteins:
- a CDS encoding sugar kinase, coding for MSATQIVIAGHVTHDRYGAEIVPGGCAFYGARTQAALGADVHLVTAVGADFACEDAFAGLTATVARGGVTTLFTNLYPEGALRVQRIEATAPAVAPPPRLPDGALVHLAPVLQELDLAAWLDACAGHQVAIAIQGWIKDRGPGEAVVQTPWDVDGALLARVAFAACGEEDLVEQGDLLDRLCRHVPIVAFTHGARGCDVIVRGTTTRVGIYPHATEVDPTGAGDTFAAGFFLGLAEGRDPVAAAKLGAAAASIVVEGRGGATLPRVGEARARVAAIG
- a CDS encoding carboxy terminal-processing peptidase: MRRALALSLFVSVVACSGKKGAPASDPPAPPARSGAGDGEPAVSPEFTADQLREAALAGAFVRRFERDHLRHHVLDDTISAEAFDAYLKQLDFGKLFLLTADREALAVHAQRIDDELHAGDLALAHEGAARFVARVAVVEKIVAELLAAPLDHDDEEVVELDPDKLRPAATDAELRERWRQRLELELLERTALPLKPAKGDPAPAPLAEREAKARAALATSYAGRFARLRNVRPIDASADLLNAVASVFDPHTEYLPPSDKANFDINMSGSLEGIGAVLRERDHYVEVAELVAGGAAWRQGQLAAGDLILAVTPPGGDVVDIADMHIDDVVKMIRGPKGTDVRLKVKKDSGAEQVIDITRDVVVLEATYARGAIMTGKGLPKLGYVYLPSFYGGQAHDSATDVRALLTRLRQRDVAGVVLDLRGNGGGYLEDAVTMSGLFIDRGPVVQVADGAGEREVLDDDEPGTAFDRPVVVLVDRFSASASEIVAAALQDYRRAVVVGTSATHGKGTVQSLVSLDRDAGGRLQLGSLKLTFQQFYRVNGASTQLDGVSPDIGLPDPTAYVDSREGSLPHAIAASRIDAADHADWAASADVPALRTKSAARVAKQPLFAKVDASVVLLKARREDTLVPLARPAWEARRAAQQAAIDAVTIDLTKVPPGLKVELLDPPPPPVAGERVDDRMTKWGDSLARDPWLDEAVRVLADMSR